In Nitrosophilus labii, the following proteins share a genomic window:
- a CDS encoding pyridoxal phosphate-dependent aminotransferase, translating to MERLKKLTPFIVMDIVKEAAKYKDVIHFEIGQPDLMPPPKVKEELLKAIKQDIFSYTQSEGLEQLRQKIAQFYKKVHDIEVDSKNIILTPGTSGAFLLAYSLVLDYKKRVGFADPGYPSYKNIAYILDIEPVFINVGKETNYNITKEHLKNRNIQALQLSNPSNPTGNIYEEDSLKDLIEYCLKKDIAFISDELYQGLSYDKPAVTALKFSKDVFVINGFSKFFCMPGFRLGWIVVPDRYLREAQMIAQNIFISPPTLSQYAAIEAFDYKYLERVKKIYKKRRDFLYHKLKEIFDIPIKPQGAFYIWVDISKYSVDSFHFTKELLHKERVAATPGIDFGYNKTQKFIRFSYTNSIENMEIGIKRVKKFLFENF from the coding sequence TTGGAAAGATTAAAAAAACTTACCCCTTTTATAGTAATGGATATAGTTAAAGAGGCTGCGAAATATAAAGATGTTATCCATTTTGAGATTGGCCAGCCAGATCTTATGCCTCCGCCTAAAGTAAAAGAAGAACTTTTAAAAGCCATAAAACAAGATATATTTTCCTACACCCAATCGGAAGGTTTAGAACAATTGCGTCAAAAAATAGCTCAATTTTACAAAAAAGTCCACGATATTGAAGTGGACTCCAAAAACATCATCCTAACTCCAGGAACTAGTGGAGCCTTTTTGCTAGCATACTCGTTAGTGTTAGATTATAAAAAAAGAGTCGGCTTTGCGGATCCGGGATACCCTTCTTATAAAAACATCGCCTACATTTTAGATATCGAGCCGGTATTTATCAATGTAGGCAAAGAAACAAACTACAACATAACCAAAGAGCACTTAAAAAATAGAAACATCCAAGCACTTCAGCTATCAAATCCATCAAATCCTACGGGAAACATTTACGAAGAAGACTCTTTAAAAGATCTGATTGAATACTGTTTAAAAAAAGATATAGCTTTTATAAGCGACGAGCTCTATCAAGGTTTGAGTTACGATAAACCTGCCGTTACTGCTCTGAAATTTTCAAAAGATGTTTTTGTAATAAACGGATTTTCAAAATTTTTTTGTATGCCCGGATTTCGCCTTGGGTGGATTGTGGTTCCAGATAGATATCTAAGAGAAGCCCAAATGATAGCTCAAAATATCTTCATCTCTCCTCCGACTCTCAGTCAATATGCGGCTATCGAAGCGTTTGATTATAAATATTTAGAGAGAGTAAAAAAAATTTATAAAAAGAGAAGAGATTTTTTGTATCATAAACTTAAAGAGATTTTCGATATTCCTATAAAACCTCAAGGCGCCTTTTATATCTGGGTAGATATCTCAAAATATAGCGTTGATAGCTTTCATTTTACCAAAGAACTTCTACATAAAGAGAGAGTTGCCGCTACGCCTGGCATCGATTTTGGATACAATAAAACTCAAAAATTCATAAGATTTTCCTATACAAACAGCATAGAAAACATGGAGATAGGTATCAAAAGAGTAAAAAAGTTCCTTTTTGAAAACTTTTGA
- a CDS encoding MTH1187 family thiamine-binding protein, translating into MSVLMEIAMFPTDVGESKSKYVAEVLKVIKDSGFEYQLTPMATIVEAESVKELSDLIPKMYEALEKMGVGRVYSVVKFDIRPGRKNRLKQKVESVKKRLKE; encoded by the coding sequence ATGAGCGTTTTGATGGAGATAGCTATGTTTCCCACGGATGTGGGAGAGAGTAAGAGTAAGTATGTGGCAGAGGTTTTGAAAGTGATTAAAGATAGCGGTTTTGAGTATCAACTAACCCCAATGGCAACGATTGTGGAGGCAGAGAGCGTAAAAGAGTTAAGCGACTTGATACCAAAAATGTATGAAGCTTTGGAGAAGATGGGAGTAGGGCGCGTTTATAGCGTAGTAAAGTTCGATATAAGACCCGGTAGAAAAAACAGACTCAAACAGAAAGTGGAGTCTGTAAAAAAGAGATTAAAAGAGTAA
- a CDS encoding class II aldolase/adducin family protein, producing the protein MIDGVIKYDFRHTFTDDLKEELCKDIENVRKRLFVLKLIGEYQGIGYGNISKRVEKNSFIITGTQTGHLKSLTSHHYALIEEFDEKRFFLKSRGGTKPSSESLTHATIYNLDEKINAVIHIHSNTIWRYMLNNGYLFTGKNVKYGTKEMTKAVNSLYTNTAPLSNPLFAMAGHKDGVIIFGKNLQEAESKLLELIGEVLIAR; encoded by the coding sequence ATGATTGATGGAGTTATAAAATACGACTTTCGTCACACTTTTACAGATGACCTCAAAGAGGAGTTATGCAAAGATATCGAAAATGTAAGAAAGAGACTATTTGTTCTTAAACTTATAGGAGAGTATCAAGGTATCGGATACGGAAACATCAGTAAAAGAGTGGAAAAAAATTCATTCATCATAACCGGAACGCAAACCGGACATTTAAAGAGTCTAACTTCACACCATTACGCTTTGATCGAAGAGTTTGACGAGAAGAGATTTTTTCTTAAATCAAGAGGAGGCACAAAACCTAGCAGCGAAAGCCTGACTCACGCAACCATATACAATCTTGACGAAAAGATAAACGCCGTTATCCATATACACTCCAATACCATTTGGCGATATATGCTAAATAACGGTTATCTTTTTACCGGCAAAAATGTGAAATACGGCACAAAAGAGATGACAAAAGCGGTAAACTCTCTATATACAAATACCGCTCCCCTCTCCAATCCCCTCTTTGCGATGGCCGGACATAAAGATGGAGTAATAATCTTTGGCAAAAATCTCCAAGAGGCCGAATCAAAACTTTTAGAGTTAATCGGAGAGGTTTTAATCGCAAGATAA